A stretch of Cynocephalus volans isolate mCynVol1 chromosome 9, mCynVol1.pri, whole genome shotgun sequence DNA encodes these proteins:
- the SLC10A4 gene encoding sodium/bile acid cotransporter 4, whose translation MDGPDNASLPFAPSSLLPDNYTLSPNASSASPSADFAPAPASSASPGLSLGPGPSVPFSTSPAPTPGPTTSSFAGGTASPGPSLFPGLWAVHGPPFWDTPLNHGLNVFVGAALCITMLGLGCTVDVSHFGAQLRRPLGALLAALCQFGFLPLLAFLLALAFKLDEVAAVAVLLCGCCPGGNLSNLMSLLVDGDMNLSIIMTISSTLLALVLMPLCLWIYSRAWINTPLVQLLPLGAVTLTLCSTLIPIALGVFIRYKYNRVADYIVKVSLWSLLVTLVVLFIMTGTMLGPELLASIPAAVYVVAVFMPLAGYASGYGLATLFRLPPNCKRTVCLETGSQNVQLCTAILKLAFPPRFIGSMYMFPLLYALFQSAEAGIFVLIYKMYGSEILHKRDPLDEDEDTDISYKKLKEEEMADTSYGTVKADNLIVMETTQTSL comes from the exons ATGGACGGCCCCGACAACGCATCCCTGCCCTTCGCCCCGTCCTCGCTGCTGCCGGACAACTACACCCTGTCACCCAATGCCAGCAGCGCGAGCCCCAGCGCGGACTTCGCCCCGGCCCCGGCCTCCAGCGCCAGCCCCGGGCTCAGTCTCGGGCCGGGTCCGAGCGTCCCCTTCAGCACCAGCCCCGCGCCGACCCCGGGGCCGACGACCAGCAGCTTCGCCGGCGGCACGGCCAGCCCGGGTCCGTCCCTGTTCCCTGGGCTCTGGGCCGTGCACGGGCCCCCGTTCTGGGACACGCCGCTGAACCACGGGCTGAACGTGTTCGTGGGCGCCGCCCTGTGCATCACCATGCTGGGCCTGGGCTGCACCGTGGACGTGAGCCACTTCGGGGCGCAGCTCCGCCGGCCCCTGGGCGCGCTGCTGGCCGCGCTCTGCCAGTTCGGCTTCCTGCCGCTGCTCGCCTTCCTGCTGGCCCTCGCCTTCAAGCTGGACGAGGTGGCCGCCGTGGCCGTGCTCCTGTGTGGCTGCTGTCCCGGCGGAAATCTCTCCAATCTCATGTCCCTGCTGGTGGACGGCGACATGAACCTCAG CATCATCATGACCATCTCCTCCACGCTTCTGGCCCTGGTCTTGATGCCCCTGTGCCTGTGGATCTACAGCCGGGCTTGGATCAACACCCCTCTGGTGCAGTTACTGCCCCTCGGGGCCGTGACCCTGACTCTCTGCAGCACTCTCATCCCTATCGCCTTGGGCGTCTTCATTCGCTACAAATACAACCGGGTGGCTGACTACATTGTGAAG GTTTCTCTgtggtctctgctagtgactctggTGGTCCTTTTCATAATGACGGGCACTATGTTAGGACCTGAACTGCTGGCAAGTATCCCTGCAGCTGTTTACGTGGTAGCGGTTTTTATGCCTTTGGCAGGCTACGCCTCAGGCTATGGCTTAGCTACTCTCTTCCGTCTTCCACCCAACTGCAAGAGGACTGTATGTCTGGAAACAGGCAGTCAGAATGTGCAGCTCTGTACTGCCATTCTAAAACTGGCCTTTCCACCACGATTCATAGGAAGCATGTACATGTTTCCCTTGCTTTATGCCCTTTTCCAGTCTGCGGAAGCggggatttttgttttaatatataaaatgtatggaAGTGAAATACTGCACAAACGAGATCCTCTAGATGAAGATGAAGATACAGATATTTCTTATAAgaaactaaaagaagaagaaatggcaGACACTTCCTATGGCACCGTGAAAGCAGATAATTTAATAGTGATGGAAACCACCCAGACTTCTCTCTAA
- the ZAR1 gene encoding zygote arrest protein 1, translating into MASLGDEVLDGSMYAACAPYPYPYLCPPAAKGKGAAGGGGWRHRGWGYPPAFSSSPSSAGAASSSFPGYGQLMAAEYLDSYQRAQLLALLSQVSPGLGPPPRRASSRDVAVQVNPRRDASVQCSLGRRTLQRRARDPEPPAQPAASPQPARRGPEQLSPPGGAPRPVRFPRTVAVYSPVAARRLTAFLEGAEVAAGEQRAGTPEEQRGPPPARPRGPHEGEAAAARKASQRPRPGEDDSEARAAVRGSREQAADASGLRPREARGGEGPSRPAPRSPEPAPPAGMAEDGGDGAEAAAAGERASPRSSEPDKERLRFQFLEQKYGYYHCKDCNIRWESAYVWCVQGTNKVYFKQFCRTCQKSYNPYRVEDITCQSCKQTRCSCPVKLRHVDPKRPHRQDLCGRCKGKRLSCDSTFSFKYII; encoded by the exons ATGGCTTCCCTGGGGGACGAGGTGCTCGATGGTTCCATGTACGCGGCGTGCGCCCCCTACCCGTACCCTTACCTCTGCCCGCCGGCCGCCAAGGGCAAGGGCGCGGCGGGCGGGGGCGGTTGGCGACACCGCGGCTGGGGCTACCCCCCCGCCTTCTCCTCGTCCCCCTCATCGGCGGGAGCGGCCTCGTCGTCCTTCCCGGGCTACGGGCAGCTGATGGCCGCCGAGTACTTGGACAGCTATCAGCGGGCGCAGCTCCTGGCCCTCCTGTCGCAGGTGAGCCCCGGCCTGGGCCCGCCCCCGCGCAGGGCCAGCAGCCGCGACGTGGCCGTGCAGGTGAACCCGCGCCGCGACGCCTCGGTGCAGTGCTCGCTCGGGCGGCGCACGCTGCAGCGCCGGGCCCGCGACCCCGAGCCCCCGGCCCAGCCCGCGGCCTCACCGCAGCCCGCCCGTCGCGGCCCCGAGCAGCTCAGCCCCCCGGGCGGCGCCCCGCGGCCCGTGCGCTTCCCTCGCACCGTCGCCGTGTACTCGCCCGTGGCCGCCCGCCGCCTCACCGCCTTCCTGGAGGGGGCCGAGGTCGCGGCGGGCGAACAGCGGGCCGGGACGCCGGAGGAACAGCGCGGGCCACCTCCCGCGAGGCCCCGAGGTCCCCACGAGggcgaggcggcggcggcgaggAAGGCGTCCCAGCGGCCGCGGCCCGGGGAGGACGACAGCGAGGCTCGGGCCGCCGTGCGCGGGAGCCGGGAGCAGGCCGCCGACGCGTCGGGGCTGCGGCCACGGGAGGCCCGGGGAGGCGAGGGGCCCTCGCGGCCCGCGCCTAGGAGCCCGGAACCGGCCCCGCCGGCGGGGATGGCCGAGGACGGCGGGGACGGAGCGGAGGCGGCTGCCGCGGGGGAGCGGGCGTCGCCGCGGAGCTCCGAGCCGGACAAGGAGCGTCTGCGCTTCCAG TTCTTAGAGCAGAAGTATGGCTATTATCACTGCAAGGACTGTAACATCCGATGGGAGAGTGCTTACGTGTGGTGTGTACAGGGCACTAACAAG GTTTACTTCAAACAGTTTTGCAGAACTTGTCAGAAGTCTTATAACCCTTACCGAGTGGAGGATATCACCTGTCAA AGCTGTAAACAAACAAGATGTTCCTGCCCAGTAAAACTTCGCCATGTGGACCCTAAACGACCCCATCGTCAAGACTTATGTGGGAGATGCAAAGGCAAACGGCTGTCCTGTGACAGTACTTTCAGCTTCAAATACATCATTTAA